One region of Serinus canaria isolate serCan28SL12 chromosome 25, serCan2020, whole genome shotgun sequence genomic DNA includes:
- the DAP3 gene encoding 28S ribosomal protein S29, mitochondrial produces MLRSLRGLVCRSLKLHGGRALPRAGLSSVPSQDVPAGTAPGIFHTSESDPARHSEQHEGRLYSIPLEELRAVFPQGLPHRFQQQVQTFNEARLMVRRPALEILACLKGSNFAHPAVRYVIYGERGTGKTLTLCHVVHYCSRQGWLVLHVPDAHLWVKNCKELFQSSYNKARLDQPLQASVWLKNFKTSNERFLEEIKTQKKYIWGRRESTEEGRPLREVVEQVSPEELTLVHSLRKMLTNDWTGGAIVTTLSQTGSLFKPSSAYTPQELLGKEGFDALDPFVPIPVPNYSPKEFESCYGYYLERRWLQHEKARTEEGKAELRFLSGSNPRQLDRLAGPL; encoded by the exons atgCTGAGGAGCCTGAGAGGACTCGTGTGCCGTTCTCTGAAG cTGCACGGTGGccgtgccctgcccagggctggcctgagctctgtgcccagccaggatgtcccagcagggacagcgcCAGGGATTTTCCACACCAGCGAGAGCGACCCG GCCAGGCACTCGGAGCAGCACGAGGGCCGTCTGTACAGCATCcccctggaggagctgagggctgtgttcccccaggggctgccccatcGCTTCCAGCAGCAG GTCCAGACCTTTAACGAGGCGCGGCTGATGGTGCGGAGGCCGGCGCTGGAGATCCTGGCCTGCCTGAAGGGCTCCAACTTTGCCCACCCTGCTGTCAGATATGTGATCT ATGGGGAGAGAGGAACAGGCAAGACCCTGACCCTGTGCCACGTGGTTCACtactgctccaggcagggctggctggtgcTGCACGTCCCAGATG CTCatctctgggtgaagaactgCAAGGAGCTCTTTCAGTCTTCCTACaacaaagccaggctggatcaGCCTCTGCAGGCCTCTGTGTGGCTCAAGAACTTCAAAACCTCCAATGAACGTTTCCTGGAAGAG ataaaaacacaaaaaaaatacatctgggGCAGAAGAGAGAGCACAGAGGAGGGCAGACCTTTGAGGGAAGTGGTGGAGCAG GTTTCTCCAGAGGAGCTGACACTGGTGCACAGCCTGCGCAAGATGCTGACCAACGACTGG ACTGGAGGTGCCATTGTCACCACCCTCAGCCAGACTGGCTCGCTCTTCAAACCCAGCTCAGCCTAcactccccaggagctgctgggaaag GAGGGCTTCGATGCCTTGGACCCCTTTGTGCCCATCCCGGTCCCCAACTACAGCCCGAAGGAGTTCGAGAGCTGCTACGGCTACTACCTGGAGCGCCGCTGGCTGCAGCACGAGAAAG CGCGCACGGAGGAAGGCAAGGCGGAGCTGCGGTTCCTCAGCGGCTCCAACCCGCGGCAGCTGGACCGGCTGGCGGGACCCCTATAG
- the MSTO1 gene encoding protein misato homolog 1, which translates to MLGEAVTLQLGHYSGCVGAHWWGLQAAALRSPAEPAELRAAALLRFGRGPGGTESPAPRLVALELKGGVGALRPDEAGTEPPVSWDGAIADYRDRDCASRDTGSRRGDAAGDAKGNPGAAGPGAAPAGSQDAPSVRLWSDYLNVPLHPKSLYVIRQYLHDGDCGCLEAFGQGESLLQDPACVEELEDRLHFYVEECDYLQGFQVLCDLHNGFSGVGAKVTELLHDEYSRKGILTWGLTPALSAVGDPQKSFCRLMNTALGIAHLSRHSSLFCPLSLSGSLGLKPEPPVTFPYINYNASLNYHSSAILAAALDTLTAPYRLCSSQASMLHFADSLTFSGRKVVAAWAALPFPALSGSSLPDVLSAHQDLPWKLLSSWKEQKVSSCFAQSVVLRGMCQEKATSSCPGQPRSPLHSCESPGQVLQHHLHSQFPGAFSTCQVLQQPCHTQPPFPQFFSPLLSRRGFLLDRAQGFSSAGVQSMPVLAALQSCPGLHSLLSGLCRELRPRRWGGSCAAGLEQDDFQEALEELRTLAQCYETGCGAAGSEEEGDSD; encoded by the exons ATGCTGGGGGAGGCGGTCACGCTGCAGCTCGGCCACTACTCGGGCTGCGTGGGCGCGCACtggtgggggctgcag GCCGCCGCGCTGCGCAGCCCCGCCGAGCCCGCCGAGCTCCGCGCGGCCGCGCTGCTCCGCTTCGGGCGGGGCCCGGGCGGCACCGAGAGCCCCGCGCCGCGGCTGGTGGCGCTGGAGCTGAAAG GCGGCGTGGGCGCGCTCAGACCGGACGAGGCGGGCACGGAGCCGCCGGTGAGCTG GGACGGGGCTATCGCCGATTACCGGGACCGGGACTGCGCGTCGCGGGACACCGGGAGCCGCAGG GGAGACGCTGCCGGGGACGCCAAGGGGAATCCCGGTGCTGCGGGACCAG gtgcagctcctgcaggctcccagGACGCTCCCTCAGTGAGGCTCTGGTCTGATTACCTCAACGTGCCCCTGCACCCCAAGAGCCTCTACGTGATCCGGCAGTACCTGCACGATGG GGACTGTGGTTGTCTCGAAGCCTTTGGGCAGGGTGAAAGTCTCCTGCAGGACCCTGCCTGTGTGGAGGAGTTGGAAGATCGGCTGCACTTCTACGTGGAGGAGTGTGACTACCTTCAG GGGTTTCAGGTGCTTTGTGACCTGCACAATGGATTCTCTGGAGTTGGTGCCaaggtgacagagctgctccacgACGAGTACTCACGGAAGGGGATCCTGACCTGGGGCCTGACTCCAGCCCTGAGTGCTGTGGGA GACCCTCAGAAGAGTTTCTGCAGACTGAtgaacacagccctgggcaTTGCCCACCTCTCCCGTCACAGCTCTCTCTTCTGCCCCCTGTCCCTCAGCGGGAGTTTGGGACTCAAGCCAGAACCTCCTGTGACCTTTCCATACATAAATTACAAT GCATCCCTGAACTACCACAGCAGTGCAATTCTGGCTGCAGCACTCGACACCCTCACGGCTCCCTacaggctctgctcctcccaggccTCCATGCTGCACTTTGCCGACTCCCTCACCTTCTCTGGGAGGAAG GTTGTGGCTGCCTGGgcagctcttcccttccctgccttgtCGGGCTCCTCGCTCCCTGATGTTCTAAGTGCCCACCAGGACCTGCCCTGGAAGCTCCTGTCCtcctggaaggagcagaaggtcagctcctgctttgctcagTCTGTTGTGCTGCGAGGAATGTGCCAGGAGAAAGCCACCAG cagctgcccaggccagcccaggtcccccctgcacagctgtgagagccctgggcaggtgctgcagcaccacctGCACTCCCAGTTCCCAGGAGCCTTCAG CACATGCCaggtgctccagcagccctgccacacccagcctcccttcccccagttcttctctcctctcctgagCAGACGAGGCTTCCTCCTGGATAGAGCTCAGGGCTTTTCCTCAGCAG GTGTGCAGAGCATGCCcgtgctggcagccctgcagagctgccctggcctgCACTCGCTGCTCTCGGGGCTCTGCCGGGAGCTGCGGCCGCGGCGCTGGGGCGgctcctgtgcagctgggctggagcaggacgACTTCCAGGaggccctggaggagctgagaaCCCTGGCCCAGTGCTATGAGacaggctgtggagctgctggatctgaggaggaaggagattCTGACTAA